The Psychromonas sp. MME1 genome window below encodes:
- the queG gene encoding tRNA epoxyqueuosine(34) reductase QueG — MTTSKNIAEKSINEQNSAFTDLSLKRLADNIKAWGKALGLQKVGITNIDLTEQEQHLQQWLDNQYHGEMDYMQKHGMKRARPAELHPGTLRVISVRMDYLPEHAQFAQTLKNKNNAYISRYALGRDYHKVVRKKLKQLGQQIEQQVGQLGYRPFVDSAPILERPLAEKAGLGWVGKHSLLIDAKAGSWFFIGELLIDLPLPIDKTQENKCGQCVACLKICPTQAIVAPYIIDGRRCISYLTIELQGAIPIEFRKAIGNRIYGCDDCQLICPWNRFAQTTQEADYQAREQLQKQSLLNLFSWRENEFLTNTEGSPIRRIGYQRWLRNIAVALGNAPASNEIIAALKNRLAENHSALLNEHIEWALKEQQKNIATDNDRLNLRLIKAIEKGLPRDA; from the coding sequence ATGACAACTTCTAAAAATATAGCTGAAAAAAGCATAAACGAACAAAACAGTGCTTTCACGGATCTAAGTTTAAAAAGATTAGCTGACAATATTAAAGCGTGGGGGAAAGCATTAGGATTACAAAAAGTTGGTATTACCAATATTGACCTAACCGAGCAAGAGCAGCACCTGCAACAGTGGTTGGATAATCAATACCACGGCGAGATGGATTATATGCAAAAACATGGGATGAAACGTGCGCGCCCCGCTGAACTTCACCCTGGCACACTGCGTGTTATTTCCGTACGCATGGATTATCTCCCTGAACACGCTCAATTCGCGCAAACCCTAAAAAATAAAAATAACGCCTACATTAGCCGTTATGCATTGGGCCGAGATTACCACAAGGTGGTACGTAAAAAACTCAAACAACTTGGTCAACAGATAGAGCAACAGGTCGGGCAACTCGGCTATCGCCCCTTTGTTGATAGCGCCCCCATATTAGAAAGACCACTGGCCGAAAAAGCGGGCCTTGGTTGGGTTGGAAAACATTCGCTATTAATTGATGCAAAAGCGGGTTCTTGGTTCTTTATCGGCGAGTTACTTATTGATCTGCCCTTGCCAATAGATAAAACGCAGGAAAATAAATGCGGACAATGTGTTGCTTGCCTTAAAATTTGTCCCACGCAAGCGATTGTTGCCCCCTACATCATTGATGGACGCCGTTGTATTTCCTATCTAACCATTGAATTACAGGGGGCAATTCCTATTGAATTTAGAAAAGCTATCGGTAATCGTATTTATGGCTGCGATGATTGTCAATTAATCTGCCCATGGAATCGCTTTGCGCAAACTACTCAAGAAGCAGACTACCAAGCGAGAGAACAACTACAAAAACAATCCTTATTGAATCTATTTAGTTGGCGTGAAAATGAATTTTTAACCAATACCGAAGGGTCCCCAATCCGTCGTATCGGTTATCAACGTTGGTTACGTAATATAGCTGTAGCATTAGGCAATGCCCCCGCTAGCAATGAGATAATTGCAGCATTAAAAAATAGACTTGCCGAAAACCATTCCGCGCTACTTAATGAACACATTGAATGGGCTTTAAAGGAACAACAAAAAAATATTGCAACGGACAATGATAGACTGAACTTACGCTTAATCAAAGCCATCGAAAAAGGTCTTCCACGCGATGCTTAA
- a CDS encoding L-serine ammonia-lyase: MLSIFDIYKIGIGPSSSHTNGPMIAGYQFALAIKGQLAKVHKIKIDLYGSLSLTGKGHHTDQAIILGLLGTQPDTIKVKSAKQLLANSLATHTLTILGRQKIHFDMQQDMHFHCETLPYHENGMSISAFDKHNEQLFSETYYSVGGGFIKIASQLDKQPDSNNKIVFPYPFHSAEQLLKQAEQAGLSIGTLVQKNELQLRSEKELATRTDQIWKVISLCLQRGLQTEGVLAGGLNVTRRAPALLKTLEANQSIDSDPMTILDWINLYAFAVSEENAAGGQVVTSPTNGAAGVIPAVLMYYHRFIHELDNKQLRDFLAVSAGIGMLYKENASISGAEVGCQGEIGVSSSMAAAGLTAIRGGSNEQICIAAEIAMEHSLGMTCDPVGGLVQVPCIERNAMGAIKAINASRMALKRNSKSIISLDKVIATMLQTGKDMNQKYRETSLGGLALIHLAAPCE, translated from the coding sequence ATGTTATCTATTTTTGATATATACAAAATAGGCATTGGCCCTTCAAGCTCGCATACCAATGGCCCAATGATTGCCGGCTACCAGTTTGCCCTTGCCATTAAGGGGCAACTAGCTAAAGTCCACAAAATAAAAATTGACTTATATGGCTCACTATCACTAACGGGAAAAGGACATCATACTGATCAAGCTATCATATTAGGACTGCTAGGCACTCAACCTGATACCATTAAAGTTAAATCTGCAAAACAACTATTAGCAAATAGCCTCGCGACCCACACTTTAACTATTTTAGGTCGGCAAAAAATTCATTTTGATATGCAACAGGATATGCATTTTCATTGCGAAACGTTACCGTACCATGAAAATGGCATGTCTATCAGTGCCTTTGATAAACATAACGAGCAACTTTTTAGCGAAACCTACTACTCCGTGGGGGGTGGTTTTATCAAAATCGCATCACAACTCGACAAACAGCCAGATTCCAACAATAAAATTGTTTTTCCATACCCCTTTCACTCAGCAGAACAACTACTTAAACAAGCTGAACAAGCTGGCTTAAGTATTGGCACCTTAGTACAAAAAAATGAATTACAATTACGAAGTGAAAAAGAGCTGGCAACAAGAACGGATCAAATTTGGAAGGTCATCTCTTTGTGTTTACAACGTGGTTTACAAACTGAAGGTGTATTAGCGGGAGGGCTAAATGTCACCCGTAGAGCACCAGCATTATTAAAAACCCTCGAGGCAAACCAATCCATTGATAGCGATCCCATGACAATATTGGATTGGATCAACTTATACGCCTTTGCTGTTAGCGAAGAAAATGCCGCAGGAGGGCAGGTAGTAACATCGCCAACCAATGGAGCGGCTGGCGTTATCCCCGCTGTTTTAATGTATTACCATCGTTTTATCCATGAATTAGATAATAAGCAGCTGAGAGATTTTTTAGCGGTTTCCGCAGGCATCGGCATGCTCTACAAAGAAAACGCCTCTATTTCGGGTGCCGAAGTAGGCTGTCAAGGTGAGATAGGTGTTTCCTCATCGATGGCTGCAGCAGGCTTAACTGCAATACGCGGTGGCAGTAATGAGCAAATTTGTATTGCCGCCGAAATAGCGATGGAACACTCCTTAGGGATGACCTGTGACCCGGTTGGAGGTTTGGTACAAGTTCCCTGCATTGAACGCAATGCAATGGGAGCGATAAAAGCGATCAATGCCTCTCGCATGGCGTTGAAAAGAAACAGTAAATCGATCATCTCTTTAGATAAAGTCATTGCCACCATGCTGCAAACGGGCAAAGACATGAATCAAAAATATCGTGAAACATCCCTCGGTGGTCTTGCCCTTATTCACCTTGCTGCCCCCTGTGAATAA
- a CDS encoding LysM peptidoglycan-binding domain-containing protein: protein MRSHTALLLRFALLLFISLQGINNLANAAQENQLKGVRSWPSPDNTRVVLDLTAKPDYDIHYLTKPDRVVIDINNARSQVNLKKIVNKGPLINNVRESASGKKGTYRLVIDLNKESRAKVFTLPPAKPYGHRLVLDLPHQADANKSKPAVAENKAVAPPAVIGRDIIIAIDAGHGGDDPGALGKSTYEKKITLEISKRLQAHINRQKGMSAFLIRTGDYFVDLNKRSAIARKGKADFLVSIHADGFTSSSPRGASVWVLSNRRANTELGRWMEKHEAHSELLGGTGGLIEESSSVPFLTEMFLDMSMGNAMDVGYKVGDLVVTELKKVTKLHKGKPVHASLAVLKSPDIPSILVEAGFITNRTEERLLNQAEHQNKIASAVFQGIYKHFKESPPQGTLFAQKKRAIKHTVRSGESLSLLAQRYGVSSTSLQSYNGLKSTSLRIGQVIKIPPNYHLIIEELPVTVASTPVQKEQVHQVQRGESLSVIAAKYDSSVETLKNHNDLRSTSLRIGQKIKIPAGSAAVTTVQLVAPVVIKEQVHQVQRGESLSVIAAKYDSSVETLKNHNDLRSTSLRIGQKIKIPAGSAAVTTVQPVAPVVIKEQVHQVQRGESLSVIAAKYDSSVETLKNHNDLRSTSLRIGQKIKIPAGSVAVTTVQPVAPVVIKEQVHQVQRGESLSVIAAKYDSSVETLKNHNDLRSTSLRIGQKIKIPAGSVAVTTVQPVTPVVIKEQVHQVQRGESLSVIAAKYDSSVETLKNHNDLRSTSLRIGQKIKIPAGSVAVTTVQPVAPVAKEQIHQVQRGESLSVIAAKYDSSVETLKNHNDLRSTSLRIGQKIKIPAGSVAVTTVQPVAPVVIKEQVHQVQRGESLSVIAAKYDSSVETLKNHNDLRSTSLRIGQKIKIPTPAQAAKIASKQISTHKVQPGESLSVIAKRYGTTTQALKITNKLRSNSLKIGQVLTIPVT, encoded by the coding sequence ATGAGATCTCATACCGCTCTCTTGCTGCGTTTCGCATTGCTATTGTTTATCTCTCTACAGGGCATAAATAACCTCGCCAACGCTGCGCAAGAAAATCAATTAAAGGGCGTTCGTTCATGGCCTTCTCCGGATAATACGCGTGTTGTTTTAGACCTCACGGCGAAACCTGACTATGATATTCATTATTTAACAAAACCAGATCGTGTCGTTATTGATATTAACAATGCACGTAGTCAGGTTAATTTAAAGAAAATAGTAAATAAAGGCCCGCTAATTAACAATGTGCGAGAAAGTGCCAGTGGTAAAAAGGGTACCTACCGTTTAGTGATTGACCTTAATAAAGAGAGTCGCGCGAAAGTATTCACCCTACCTCCTGCTAAACCTTACGGACACCGTTTGGTCCTGGATTTACCACACCAAGCTGATGCAAATAAAAGCAAACCCGCTGTCGCAGAAAATAAAGCTGTTGCACCACCAGCTGTTATAGGGCGTGATATTATAATTGCTATTGATGCAGGGCATGGTGGTGATGATCCCGGTGCGCTAGGCAAATCGACCTATGAAAAAAAAATTACCCTAGAAATATCCAAACGTTTACAAGCTCATATTAACCGTCAAAAGGGGATGAGCGCATTTTTGATTCGCACGGGGGACTATTTTGTTGATTTGAATAAACGTTCTGCGATAGCGAGGAAAGGAAAAGCGGATTTTCTCGTTTCTATTCATGCCGATGGATTTACTTCTAGTAGTCCTCGGGGGGCTTCGGTTTGGGTTTTATCAAACCGTCGAGCGAATACTGAACTTGGTCGTTGGATGGAAAAACATGAAGCTCATTCAGAATTGTTAGGCGGTACAGGTGGGTTGATTGAAGAATCTAGTAGTGTTCCATTTTTAACGGAGATGTTCTTAGATATGTCTATGGGAAATGCCATGGATGTAGGTTATAAAGTTGGTGATTTGGTTGTTACTGAGCTTAAAAAAGTGACCAAGTTACATAAGGGGAAACCTGTTCATGCGAGCCTTGCAGTCCTTAAATCACCAGATATACCTTCCATTCTAGTGGAAGCTGGGTTTATAACGAACCGAACCGAAGAGCGCTTACTTAACCAAGCTGAACACCAAAATAAGATTGCCAGTGCCGTGTTCCAAGGTATTTATAAACACTTTAAAGAGTCTCCACCCCAGGGCACCTTATTCGCTCAGAAAAAGCGCGCAATTAAACATACCGTTCGTAGTGGGGAATCATTATCGCTGCTTGCACAACGCTACGGTGTTTCAAGTACAAGTTTACAGAGCTATAACGGTTTGAAGTCAACTTCGTTGCGTATTGGTCAAGTCATAAAAATTCCACCCAACTACCACCTGATAATAGAAGAGCTACCTGTTACTGTTGCCAGTACTCCTGTGCAAAAAGAGCAAGTTCACCAAGTGCAGCGTGGTGAGTCACTTTCTGTTATTGCCGCAAAATATGATAGCAGTGTCGAGACGCTAAAAAATCATAATGATTTGCGTTCAACCTCCCTGCGTATTGGTCAAAAAATCAAGATCCCAGCAGGCTCAGCAGCCGTGACAACCGTGCAGCTTGTTGCGCCCGTGGTAATCAAAGAGCAAGTTCACCAAGTGCAGCGTGGTGAGTCTCTGTCTGTCATTGCCGCGAAATATGATAGCAGTGTCGAGACGCTAAAAAATCATAATGATTTGCGTTCAACCTCCCTGCGCATTGGTCAAAAAATTAAGATCCCAGCAGGCTCAGCAGCCGTGACAACCGTGCAGCCTGTGGCGCCCGTGGTAATCAAAGAGCAAGTTCACCAAGTGCAACGAGGTGAGTCTCTGTCTGTCATTGCCGCGAAATATGATAGCAGTGTCGAGACGCTAAAAAATCATAATGATTTGCGTTCAACCTCCCTGCGCATTGGCCAAAAAATTAAGATCCCTGCAGGCTCGGTAGCCGTGACAACCGTGCAGCCTGTTGCGCCCGTGGTAATCAAAGAGCAAGTTCACCAAGTGCAGCGTGGTGAGTCACTTTCTGTTATTGCCGCGAAATATGATAGCAGTGTCGAGACGCTAAAAAATCATAATGATTTGCGTTCAACCTCCCTGCGTATTGGTCAAAAAATTAAGATCCCAGCAGGCTCGGTAGCCGTGACAACCGTGCAGCCTGTGACGCCCGTGGTAATCAAAGAGCAAGTTCACCAAGTGCAACGAGGTGAGTCTCTGTCTGTCATTGCCGCGAAATATGATAGCAGTGTCGAAACGCTAAAAAATCATAATGATTTGCGTTCAACCTCCCTGCGTATTGGTCAAAAAATTAAGATCCCTGCAGGCTCAGTAGCAGTGACAACCGTGCAGCCTGTTGCGCCCGTGGCAAAAGAGCAAATTCACCAAGTGCAGCGTGGTGAGTCACTTTCTGTTATTGCCGCGAAATATGATAGCAGTGTAGAGACGCTAAAAAATCATAATGATTTGCGTTCAACCTCCCTGCGTATTGGTCAAAAAATTAAGATCCCAGCAGGCTCGGTAGCCGTGACAACCGTGCAGCCTGTGGCGCCCGTGGTAATCAAAGAGCAAGTTCACCAAGTGCAGCGTGGTGAGTCTCTGTCTGTCATTGCCGCGAAATATGATAGCAGTGTAGAGACGTTAAAAAATCATAATGATTTGCGTTCAACTTCCCTGCGCATTGGTCAAAAAATAAAAATTCCAACGCCTGCTCAAGCCGCTAAAATTGCAAGTAAACAGATAAGTACCCATAAAGTACAGCCAGGTGAGTCTTTATCGGTTATTGCAAAACGTTATGGTACGACAACTCAAGCGTTAAAAATAACCAATAAACTAAGATCTAATTCACTGAAAATTGGACAAGTATTAACAATTCCAGTCACTTAA
- a CDS encoding NAD(P)H-hydrate dehydratase gives MYSEQIKTRASLPQTLYHSQQIKIFESKAAMLSGVTLYGLMQRAGEACLAVLKMHFCDAKQILIFTGKGNNGGDGYILAQLAKQAGLSVQLCQMGSSYDLRGDAAIARDSWLAAGGCIESVTEADFSRADLLVDALLGTGFTGELRPEYQILIEQINESSIAVLSVDLPSGLDANCGTLHSHAVKAQATVSFVGLKQGLFTGHANDYCGQIYFTGLGISAQFSKLASSEVSRIGYQELCVHLLPRSRYCHKGMFGRVLLVGGNLGMSGAVRLAGEAALRSGAGLVKILTRVENQGYINIGCPELMVIIQEQQKNFMDWPTHLVIGPGLGQDVWAQQLFKLITMSELPCVVDADALNLLAENNLYKNNWVLTPHPGEAAKLLACTVQDIEADRFAAVRKIQRRFGGIVILKGAGSLICDHQHIYVANVGNPGMASGGMGDLLSGIIVALLAQGLNPLVAVQLAVCLHGEAGDLAARYEQRGLLASDLFPYIKKLVNPKCLNYLQKNYKMQSRPSYLADD, from the coding sequence ATGTATTCAGAGCAGATAAAAACGCGAGCTAGTTTACCACAGACATTATATCACTCTCAGCAGATTAAGATCTTTGAAAGTAAAGCAGCGATGTTATCGGGAGTTACACTTTATGGCCTAATGCAACGGGCAGGAGAAGCTTGTTTGGCGGTGTTAAAAATGCATTTTTGTGATGCTAAACAGATTCTCATCTTCACGGGTAAGGGCAATAACGGTGGTGATGGATATATATTGGCGCAGCTTGCGAAGCAGGCTGGATTGTCGGTGCAATTATGTCAAATGGGCTCAAGTTATGATCTTCGTGGTGATGCAGCAATCGCTCGAGATAGTTGGCTTGCTGCTGGTGGTTGCATAGAGTCGGTAACAGAAGCCGATTTTTCGCGTGCCGATCTGCTGGTCGATGCATTATTGGGGACGGGCTTTACTGGTGAGCTTCGTCCTGAATACCAAATCTTGATTGAGCAAATTAATGAGAGTTCCATCGCGGTGTTGAGTGTTGATCTTCCCTCTGGTTTAGATGCTAATTGTGGAACACTGCATAGCCATGCCGTCAAGGCGCAGGCAACGGTCAGTTTTGTGGGATTAAAACAGGGGCTCTTTACTGGCCATGCAAATGATTACTGTGGGCAAATTTATTTCACTGGATTGGGTATTTCTGCTCAATTTAGTAAGTTGGCGAGCAGTGAGGTGAGTCGTATTGGTTATCAAGAGTTATGTGTTCATTTATTACCTAGAAGCCGTTATTGTCATAAGGGAATGTTTGGACGAGTATTGCTGGTTGGTGGAAATTTAGGTATGTCTGGCGCAGTACGACTAGCGGGTGAAGCGGCATTGCGAAGCGGTGCTGGCTTGGTTAAAATATTAACGCGAGTGGAAAATCAAGGCTACATTAATATTGGCTGCCCTGAATTAATGGTAATAATCCAAGAACAACAAAAAAATTTCATGGATTGGCCAACACACCTCGTTATTGGTCCCGGTTTGGGGCAAGATGTATGGGCGCAACAGCTGTTTAAATTAATCACAATGTCTGAGTTACCCTGTGTGGTCGATGCCGATGCCTTAAATTTATTAGCCGAAAATAACCTTTATAAAAATAATTGGGTGTTAACTCCCCATCCTGGCGAAGCGGCTAAATTACTTGCCTGTACGGTGCAGGATATTGAAGCGGATCGCTTTGCCGCTGTGCGTAAAATACAGCGTCGTTTTGGCGGCATTGTTATTTTAAAAGGTGCGGGTAGTCTAATTTGTGACCATCAGCATATCTATGTGGCTAATGTAGGCAATCCGGGGATGGCAAGTGGTGGCATGGGAGACTTACTTTCTGGTATTATAGTTGCTCTGTTAGCACAAGGTTTGAATCCGTTAGTTGCCGTACAGTTAGCCGTATGTCTTCATGGTGAAGCGGGCGATTTAGCTGCACGTTATGAACAACGTGGTTTATTAGCCAGTGACCTATTCCCTTATATTAAGAAGTTAGTTAATCCAAAATGTCTGAATTATTTACAGAAAAATTACAAGATGCAGAGCAGACCGTCGTATTTGGCAGACGATTAA
- a CDS encoding DUF2750 domain-containing protein has protein sequence MSEPLSEQQINTIQHYNAKQRHNYLIKEVVKNRAIWLLVDEHGCVMLNSDEEDCVPVWPNKEFAEAWATDEWQHCTAESISLAKWHSRWTNGLADDELAIVVFPDQNSEGTVFFPDEFDYELQKEERKKSNKR, from the coding sequence ATGAGCGAACCATTAAGCGAGCAACAAATTAACACTATTCAGCACTACAATGCCAAACAACGCCATAACTATCTCATTAAAGAGGTTGTTAAAAATAGAGCAATCTGGCTTTTGGTAGATGAACATGGTTGTGTCATGCTCAATAGTGATGAAGAGGATTGCGTGCCTGTTTGGCCTAATAAAGAGTTTGCTGAAGCATGGGCAACTGATGAATGGCAGCATTGTACTGCGGAATCTATTTCACTCGCAAAGTGGCATAGCCGCTGGACTAACGGCTTAGCAGATGATGAACTTGCGATTGTTGTCTTCCCAGATCAAAACAGTGAGGGCACTGTTTTTTTCCCCGATGAATTTGATTATGAGCTACAGAAAGAGGAGAGGAAAAAAAGCAATAAACGTTAA
- a CDS encoding LysR family transcriptional regulator produces MSAFPITLEAIAVIDAIHKRGSYAAAAELLDKVPSALSYIVQKLEDQLQVTIFQKQGRRAVLTPAGKNLLHEGRLILQAVERLRITTQTISNGWNLK; encoded by the coding sequence ATGTCTGCATTTCCGATTACACTTGAAGCTATTGCCGTGATTGACGCCATCCATAAACGGGGCAGTTATGCCGCTGCAGCAGAGCTACTCGATAAAGTCCCTTCTGCCCTCTCCTATATAGTACAAAAATTAGAAGATCAGCTGCAGGTAACCATTTTCCAAAAACAAGGACGCCGGGCAGTATTAACGCCTGCAGGCAAAAATTTACTGCACGAAGGGCGTTTAATTCTACAAGCAGTGGAGCGCCTACGCATCACCACACAAACAATTAGTAATGGCTGGAACCTAAAATAA
- the tsaE gene encoding tRNA (adenosine(37)-N6)-threonylcarbamoyltransferase complex ATPase subunit type 1 TsaE — MSELFTEKLQDAEQTVVFGRRLSAACHEPICIYLHGDLGAGKTTLTRGFIQGLGHKGNVKSPTYTLVEPYQLENWNVYHFDLYRLGDPEELEFMGIRDYFADNSHCLVEWSERGEGILPQADIDLTLTYVGQQRIVELRANNAKGDQVLNKL, encoded by the coding sequence ATGTCTGAATTATTTACAGAAAAATTACAAGATGCAGAGCAGACCGTCGTATTTGGCAGACGATTAAGTGCCGCCTGTCATGAACCAATATGCATCTATTTACATGGTGATTTAGGTGCGGGTAAAACCACCTTAACACGTGGCTTTATTCAAGGGCTTGGGCATAAGGGGAATGTAAAAAGTCCAACTTATACATTGGTTGAGCCCTATCAATTAGAGAATTGGAACGTTTATCATTTTGATTTATATAGACTCGGCGATCCTGAAGAGCTTGAATTTATGGGGATCCGTGACTATTTTGCTGATAACAGCCATTGTTTAGTTGAATGGTCTGAGCGCGGAGAAGGCATTTTGCCTCAAGCAGATATCGATTTAACACTTACTTATGTTGGTCAGCAACGCATTGTTGAGTTACGTGCAAATAATGCCAAGGGCGATCAGGTGTTAAATAAATTATGA
- a CDS encoding LysR substrate-binding domain-containing protein: MEPKINIAIDSILSCEQIFSICNNFLSQHPSVEMDISEEVMNGAWEALVDDRIDMIIGASGPIPKQKGIQTVHLCDFKPTFVVSQHHPLAKLSQPISNETLAKYRAVVVHDSARQWIANTHAVLNNNHYFYVPNIEYKIKAQLAGIGYGFLPRSRINHYLNSGELVELQIEHITNPIPLYLAWKVVNRGKALTTIRDMLIANKVQITC; this comes from the coding sequence CTGGAACCTAAAATAAATATTGCCATTGATTCAATATTATCCTGTGAGCAAATTTTCTCTATCTGCAACAATTTTTTATCACAACACCCCAGTGTCGAAATGGATATCAGTGAAGAGGTCATGAATGGCGCATGGGAAGCCCTAGTTGATGACCGTATCGACATGATCATCGGCGCATCCGGGCCCATTCCCAAACAAAAAGGCATTCAAACCGTGCATCTTTGCGACTTCAAGCCCACTTTTGTTGTTAGCCAACACCATCCGCTTGCTAAGCTTTCACAACCAATCAGCAATGAAACCCTTGCTAAATACCGCGCGGTTGTAGTGCATGATAGCGCGCGGCAATGGATAGCGAATACCCATGCGGTACTCAATAATAATCACTATTTTTATGTACCCAATATCGAATATAAAATCAAAGCACAACTGGCTGGAATTGGTTACGGATTTTTACCAAGATCACGTATTAATCACTATCTAAATAGCGGTGAATTAGTCGAATTGCAAATCGAGCATATCACTAATCCCATCCCTCTTTACTTAGCATGGAAGGTTGTTAATCGTGGTAAAGCATTAACCACAATACGCGATATGTTAATCGCGAATAAAGTACAAATAACCTGTTAA